A window of Amycolatopsis australiensis contains these coding sequences:
- a CDS encoding intein-containing Rv2578c family radical SAM protein, translating to MRWDRQRAGQGEPALPGLEGLVRSVRSPDFDGVTFHEVHARSVLNKVPSGSGVPFGWTVNPYRGCSHACTYCLEGGTRILMADGRTKALSELKVGDTIYGTRGHGASRRLVPTRVEAHWTTLRAAYRVTLEDGTRLVAGGDHRFLTSKGWKHVTGSKFGAAQRPHLEPGTELIGVGRFEPTPDETLGYRAGYLCGMLRSGGFAAEADAAARALEYLPDFGASVGFLQVPPEPDAHWQRGFLAGVFDLAGDFGRGVLAVAHDEPEIVEAFAAALTRFGFAHQIDEVPKFPARQEVRLLGGTAEVLRFLHVSNPAVGWKRSLDGAVIGASRRRVEAIEPLGLQLPLFDITTGTGDFIADGMVSHNCFARNTHTYLDFDAGRDFDTQVVVKINAPQVLAAQLKKPSWRREHVAMGTNTDPYQRAEGRYRLMPGIITALARSGTPLSVLTKGTVLTRDLPLLRDVSADVPVSLAVSLALLDGELQHRLEPGTPSPRARLELIRKARDAGLPCSVLVAPVLPWLTDSPEALDTLFARLAEAGASSVTVIPLHLRPGAREWFGRWLAATYPALVPRYRELYARGSYVQKAYRERLGERVAPLLRRHGLAPKTGFDARAASVPEQREEVPEAEQLRLL from the coding sequence GTGCGATGGGATCGGCAGCGAGCAGGGCAGGGTGAGCCGGCACTGCCCGGGCTGGAGGGCCTGGTGCGATCGGTGCGGTCACCGGATTTCGACGGCGTCACCTTCCACGAGGTGCACGCCCGCTCGGTGCTGAACAAGGTGCCGTCCGGGTCCGGGGTGCCGTTCGGCTGGACCGTCAACCCGTACCGCGGGTGCTCCCACGCCTGCACGTACTGCCTCGAGGGCGGCACCCGGATCCTGATGGCCGACGGCCGCACGAAGGCGCTGTCGGAGCTGAAGGTCGGCGACACCATCTACGGCACCCGCGGCCACGGCGCGTCCCGGCGGCTCGTGCCGACCCGCGTCGAAGCGCACTGGACGACCCTGCGCGCCGCGTACCGGGTGACGCTCGAAGACGGCACCCGGCTCGTCGCCGGCGGCGACCACCGGTTCCTCACCAGCAAGGGCTGGAAGCACGTCACCGGCAGCAAGTTCGGCGCGGCCCAGCGGCCGCACCTGGAGCCGGGCACCGAGCTGATCGGCGTCGGCCGGTTCGAGCCGACGCCGGACGAGACGCTCGGCTACCGGGCCGGCTACCTGTGCGGGATGCTGCGCTCGGGCGGGTTCGCCGCGGAGGCGGACGCCGCCGCGCGGGCGCTGGAGTACCTGCCGGACTTCGGTGCGTCCGTCGGGTTCCTCCAGGTGCCGCCGGAGCCGGATGCGCACTGGCAGCGCGGGTTCCTCGCCGGCGTCTTCGACCTCGCGGGCGACTTCGGGCGCGGCGTGCTCGCCGTGGCCCACGACGAGCCCGAGATCGTCGAGGCCTTCGCGGCGGCGCTCACCCGCTTCGGCTTCGCCCACCAGATCGACGAGGTGCCGAAGTTCCCCGCCCGCCAGGAGGTCCGGCTGCTCGGCGGGACCGCGGAAGTGCTGCGGTTCCTGCACGTGAGCAACCCGGCGGTGGGGTGGAAGCGCTCGCTGGACGGCGCGGTGATCGGCGCGAGCCGCCGCCGCGTCGAGGCGATCGAGCCGCTGGGATTGCAGCTGCCGCTGTTCGACATCACCACGGGCACCGGCGACTTCATCGCCGACGGCATGGTGTCGCACAACTGCTTCGCCCGGAACACGCACACGTACCTGGACTTCGACGCGGGCCGCGACTTCGACACGCAGGTCGTCGTGAAGATCAACGCGCCGCAGGTGCTGGCGGCCCAGCTGAAGAAGCCGTCGTGGCGGCGCGAGCACGTGGCGATGGGCACGAACACCGACCCGTACCAGCGCGCGGAGGGCCGCTACCGGCTGATGCCGGGAATCATCACGGCGCTGGCGCGGTCCGGGACGCCGTTGTCGGTGCTGACGAAGGGCACGGTGCTGACGCGCGACCTGCCGCTGCTGCGCGACGTCTCGGCGGACGTGCCGGTGTCGCTGGCGGTGTCGCTGGCCCTGCTCGACGGCGAGCTGCAGCACCGCCTCGAGCCGGGCACGCCGAGCCCGCGGGCCAGGCTGGAGCTGATCCGCAAGGCCCGCGACGCCGGCCTGCCGTGCTCGGTGCTGGTGGCGCCGGTGCTGCCGTGGCTGACGGACTCGCCGGAGGCGCTGGACACGCTGTTCGCCCGGCTGGCGGAGGCGGGGGCGTCGAGCGTGACGGTGATCCCGCTGCACCTGCGCCCGGGCGCCCGCGAGTGGTTCGGCCGGTGGCTGGCGGCCACGTACCCGGCGCTGGTGCCGCGGTACCGGGAGCTGTACGCCCGGGGGAGTTACGTGCAGAAGGCGTATCGCGAGCGGTTGGGGGAGCGGGTGGCGCCGCTGCTGCGACGGCACGGGTTGGCGCCGAAGACGGGGTTCGACGCCCGCGCGGCTTCGGTGCCGGAGCAGCGGGAGGAGGTGCCGGAGGCGGAACAGCTGCGGTTGCTGTGA
- the sthA gene encoding Si-specific NAD(P)(+) transhydrogenase — protein sequence MRRLDVVSEHEYDLIVIGSGPGGQKAAIAAAKLGKRVAVVDRHDMVGGVCVNTGTIPSKTLREAVLYLTGMNQRELYGASYRVKQDITIADLLARTQHVVGREVQVVRAQLMRNHVDLIAGTGSFADPHTVVVEGRHRGDRRTLSADYVVIATGTRPARPGHVDFDAARVLDSDEILRLEQIPSSLVVVGAGVIGIEYASMFAALGSRVTVVEQRDHMLDFCDPEIVESLKFQLRDLGVTFRFGEKVADVAVSDQATITTLVSGKRIPADGVMYSAGRQGMTGELNLEAAGLTADERGRLVVDANYRTEVPHIYAVGDVIGFPALAATSMDQGRLAAYHAFGEPANGLGALQPIGIYTIPEISYVGATEAQLTSSSVPYEVGIARYRELARGQITGDSYGMLKLLVSTADRKLLGVHVFGTGATDLVHIGQAVMGCGGTVDYLVDAVFNYPTLSEAYKVAALDATNKIRALDRFSS from the coding sequence ATGCGCAGGCTCGACGTCGTGAGCGAGCACGAGTACGACCTCATCGTCATCGGTTCGGGCCCCGGCGGCCAGAAGGCCGCGATCGCCGCGGCGAAGCTCGGCAAGCGGGTCGCGGTCGTGGACCGGCACGACATGGTCGGCGGCGTCTGCGTCAACACCGGCACGATCCCGTCCAAGACGCTGCGGGAGGCCGTGCTCTACCTGACCGGCATGAACCAGCGCGAGCTGTACGGCGCCAGCTACCGCGTGAAGCAGGACATCACGATCGCCGACCTGCTGGCGCGCACCCAGCACGTCGTCGGGCGCGAGGTCCAGGTCGTGCGCGCGCAGCTGATGCGCAACCACGTCGACCTGATCGCCGGCACCGGCTCCTTCGCCGACCCGCACACCGTGGTCGTCGAAGGCCGCCACCGCGGCGACCGGCGGACGCTGAGCGCGGACTACGTCGTGATCGCCACCGGCACCCGGCCCGCGCGGCCCGGGCACGTCGACTTCGACGCCGCGCGCGTGCTCGACTCCGACGAGATCCTGCGCCTCGAGCAGATCCCGTCGTCGCTGGTCGTGGTGGGCGCGGGGGTGATCGGGATCGAGTACGCGTCGATGTTCGCCGCGCTCGGCTCGCGGGTGACCGTGGTCGAGCAGCGCGACCACATGCTCGACTTCTGCGACCCGGAGATCGTCGAGTCGCTCAAGTTCCAGCTGCGCGACCTCGGCGTCACGTTCCGCTTCGGCGAGAAGGTCGCGGACGTCGCCGTGTCCGACCAGGCCACGATCACCACGCTGGTCAGCGGCAAGCGCATCCCGGCCGACGGCGTCATGTACTCGGCGGGACGGCAGGGCATGACCGGCGAGCTGAACCTCGAGGCGGCGGGCCTGACCGCGGACGAGCGCGGCCGCCTGGTCGTCGACGCGAACTACCGCACCGAGGTGCCGCACATCTACGCGGTCGGCGACGTGATCGGCTTCCCGGCGCTGGCGGCGACGTCGATGGACCAGGGCAGGCTCGCCGCGTACCACGCGTTCGGCGAACCGGCGAACGGCCTGGGTGCGCTGCAGCCGATCGGCATCTACACGATCCCCGAAATTTCCTACGTGGGCGCGACGGAGGCGCAGCTGACGTCGTCGTCGGTGCCGTACGAGGTGGGCATCGCGCGCTACCGGGAGCTGGCGCGCGGCCAGATCACCGGCGACAGTTACGGCATGCTCAAGCTGCTGGTGTCCACGGCGGACCGGAAGCTGCTGGGCGTCCACGTGTTCGGCACGGGCGCCACCGACCTCGTCCACATCGGACAGGCGGTGATGGGCTGCGGCGGCACCGTCGACTACCTGGTCGACGCGGTGTTCAACTACCCGACGCTGTCGGAGGCGTACAAGGTGGCGGCGCTCGACGCGACCAACAAGATCAGGGCGCTGGACCGCTTCTCCTCCTGA
- a CDS encoding glutamine synthetase, whose protein sequence is MTPFARPGGPRSLAARRAAASAGASVLRGVLAEDGARLLLLVPDPHARFAAVELAGPFAASALDDGYGVCSYVFAWTPSRDPLPASGALGGYVEGFGDLRMRPDAATAVPLGDRTWAVVCDAEWPTGEAAELAPREVLRGQLAALEGLGLVPSVGIEHEVVFSGASGAPLTAHGVDYAVGGTESLAPLLADVRLALDEAGLGVESARAECHPGQYEIVLRHRDALAACDDVLLQQLIVRRVAARHSVTASYLAAPAAGQGNSGHVHLSLSAMDGSAPDLLGGFLAGVLREARALTAVWAPTWNSYVRLRTAPFSPREVRWGHDDRTAAVRVAGFGGNRRLEFRFPGADAQPHLVVAALLAAGQSGLEEGLAPPEPGVPVGTLAGSPWEALSLVDRVAELLGTDVAAQLAASLTEEIESGLETVTDWQRRRGALRS, encoded by the coding sequence GTGACGCCGTTCGCGCGGCCCGGCGGCCCGCGGTCACTGGCCGCCCGCCGCGCCGCGGCGTCGGCGGGCGCGTCCGTGCTGCGCGGGGTGCTGGCCGAGGACGGCGCGCGGCTGCTCCTGCTGGTGCCCGACCCGCACGCGCGGTTCGCGGCGGTCGAGCTGGCCGGGCCGTTCGCCGCTTCGGCGCTCGACGACGGTTACGGCGTCTGCAGTTACGTGTTCGCGTGGACGCCGTCACGCGACCCGCTGCCGGCATCCGGAGCGCTGGGCGGGTACGTCGAAGGCTTCGGTGACCTGCGGATGCGCCCGGACGCGGCGACCGCGGTCCCGCTGGGCGACCGGACGTGGGCGGTGGTGTGCGACGCGGAGTGGCCGACCGGCGAGGCGGCGGAGCTGGCGCCGCGCGAGGTGCTGCGCGGCCAGCTGGCGGCGCTGGAAGGCCTGGGGCTGGTGCCGTCGGTGGGCATCGAGCACGAAGTGGTGTTTTCCGGCGCGTCCGGCGCGCCGCTGACGGCCCACGGCGTGGACTACGCGGTGGGTGGAACCGAGAGCCTGGCGCCGCTGCTGGCCGACGTGCGGCTGGCGCTCGACGAGGCCGGGCTGGGTGTCGAGTCGGCGCGCGCGGAGTGCCATCCGGGACAGTACGAGATAGTGCTGCGCCACCGCGACGCCCTGGCCGCGTGCGACGACGTGCTGCTGCAGCAGCTGATCGTGCGCCGGGTCGCGGCCCGCCATTCCGTCACCGCGTCGTATCTGGCGGCTCCCGCTGCGGGGCAAGGGAATTCGGGGCACGTGCACCTGTCGCTGTCCGCCATGGACGGTTCGGCGCCGGACTTGCTGGGCGGCTTCCTGGCGGGCGTGCTGCGCGAGGCGCGGGCGTTGACGGCGGTGTGGGCCCCGACGTGGAACAGCTACGTGCGCCTGCGGACAGCGCCGTTTTCGCCGCGCGAGGTGCGGTGGGGCCACGACGACCGGACGGCCGCGGTGCGGGTGGCGGGTTTCGGCGGCAACCGCCGCCTGGAGTTCCGCTTCCCGGGCGCGGACGCGCAGCCGCACCTGGTGGTGGCGGCCCTGCTGGCGGCGGGCCAGTCCGGGCTGGAGGAGGGGCTGGCGCCGCCGGAGCCCGGGGTGCCGGTGGGGACGTTGGCGGGATCGCCGTGGGAGGCGCTGTCGCTGGTGGACCGCGTGGCGGAGCTGCTGGGCACGGACGTCGCGGCCCAGCTGGCGGCGTCGTTGACGGAGGAGATCGAGTCGGGGCTGGAGACGGTCACGGACTGGCAGCGGCGGCGGGGCGCCCTGCGGTCGTGA
- a CDS encoding IucA/IucC family protein gives MTLDDAAAWRAAGALIVHKMLGELSYEHMLEPVADGDGYRLDLPRGVVYTFRARRGAFEAWTVEPGSAYRSGEPATDPRTLVVDAREPLGLGGLRLADVLAELTATVANEAARLRRAPTAAEVSAMDYNLADGHLTGHPRLVLNKGRVGFSARDRARYAPEAGADVRLRWFAVHPDHAEFRCVGELSRDALLDAELGPRRAEFAARAPADYVWVPVHPWQADEILGTLYAAELATGAVIELGESADAYRPHQTVRTLANVTTPGRHDVKTAVSVRNTLVYRGLNSAATLAGPSVTSWLRRISAGDPLLSEKYRFGLLGEVASVSVKHPLFGHLEQLPYRFHETLGALWREPLAAQLGEGERALSFAALPYRGPDGVSVLAHLIGGGDAQAWLTRLFDLLLTPLLQWLLRHGVGFCPHGQNLVLVVDAAGLPQRVLIKDFAQGVDLLDEPLESYASLPPEAAADMLRWPAHLLAQSLFSSVFAGQFRFWAEVLLDELGLPRARFWAPVREIAGRYRDENPDVAARFDACRLFAPDVERVTLNREHFAGQGFDKVERDDEFDVRWGRVPNPLHAPDPGGAW, from the coding sequence GGTCTACACCTTCCGGGCCCGGCGCGGCGCCTTCGAAGCGTGGACGGTCGAGCCCGGCAGCGCGTACCGGTCCGGCGAGCCCGCCACCGATCCGCGCACCCTCGTCGTGGACGCGCGGGAACCGCTGGGGCTCGGCGGGTTGCGGCTGGCGGACGTCCTCGCCGAGCTGACCGCGACGGTGGCGAACGAGGCGGCCCGCCTGCGTCGCGCGCCGACCGCCGCCGAGGTGTCCGCAATGGACTACAACCTCGCCGACGGGCACCTCACCGGCCACCCGCGGCTCGTGCTCAACAAGGGCCGCGTCGGGTTCTCCGCGCGTGACCGCGCCCGCTACGCGCCCGAGGCCGGCGCCGACGTCCGGCTGCGCTGGTTCGCCGTGCACCCGGACCACGCCGAGTTCCGCTGCGTCGGCGAGCTGAGCCGGGACGCCCTGCTGGACGCCGAACTCGGTCCTCGGCGGGCGGAGTTCGCGGCCCGCGCGCCCGCGGACTACGTCTGGGTGCCGGTGCACCCGTGGCAGGCCGACGAAATCCTGGGCACGCTCTACGCCGCCGAACTCGCCACCGGCGCCGTGATCGAACTCGGGGAGAGCGCCGACGCCTACCGTCCGCACCAGACGGTCCGGACCCTGGCGAACGTGACGACACCGGGCCGCCACGACGTCAAGACCGCGGTGTCGGTGCGCAACACGCTCGTCTACCGCGGCCTGAACTCGGCGGCCACGCTCGCCGGGCCGTCGGTCACCTCGTGGCTGCGGCGGATCAGCGCCGGCGACCCGCTGCTGAGCGAAAAGTACCGGTTCGGGTTGCTGGGCGAGGTCGCGAGCGTGTCGGTGAAGCACCCGCTGTTCGGGCACCTCGAACAGCTGCCGTACCGGTTCCACGAGACCTTGGGCGCGCTCTGGCGGGAGCCCCTGGCCGCGCAGCTGGGCGAGGGGGAGCGCGCGCTTTCGTTCGCCGCCCTGCCCTACCGCGGGCCGGACGGGGTTTCCGTGCTGGCGCACCTCATCGGCGGCGGCGACGCGCAGGCGTGGCTGACGCGGCTGTTCGACCTGCTGCTGACGCCGTTGCTGCAGTGGCTGCTGCGGCACGGCGTGGGGTTCTGCCCGCACGGCCAGAACCTCGTCCTCGTCGTGGACGCCGCCGGGTTGCCGCAACGGGTGCTGATCAAGGACTTCGCCCAGGGCGTCGACCTGCTCGACGAACCGCTGGAGAGCTACGCGTCGCTGCCGCCGGAGGCCGCGGCGGACATGCTGCGCTGGCCCGCGCACCTGCTCGCCCAGTCGCTGTTCAGCTCGGTGTTCGCCGGTCAGTTCCGGTTCTGGGCCGAGGTCCTGCTCGATGAGCTGGGCCTGCCGCGGGCGCGGTTCTGGGCGCCGGTGCGGGAGATCGCCGGCCGCTACCGCGACGAGAACCCGGACGTGGCCGCGCGCTTCGACGCCTGCCGCCTGTTCGCCCCGGACGTCGAGCGCGTGACGCTGAACCGGGAGCACTTCGCCGGCCAGGGCTTCGACAAGGTGGAGCGCGACGACGAGTTCGACGTCCGCTGGGGCCGCGTCCCGAACCCGCTGCACGCGCCGGATCCGGGCGGCGCGTGGTGA